The Fibrobacter sp. UWR4 genomic interval ATTAAATTTTAGAAAATAGCCCATTTTTTGTTTAATTTAGGCGAAAGTCAACAAAAAAGGGTGGCGAAGCCACCCACACATGTTGATGAAGAGCCATACTTTTTTATCATAACCGCAAAGTCCCTTTTAATCACATATTAAGAAATTCCGATGCAGTTGTTTATCGCCATATTTGTCTTCGGCCCCTTCTAACAGCTCTTCGGGCCTATATCCCGAGCGAATTTGCAAAAGCTGCACCGATTTTGCAGCTTCGTCATAGCTAAAATCAATACGGAACGTACGATAGGACAGTACTCCAGTCCTTGCCTTTTCATCCAGAGTCAGGCGGCGTCTAGTTCCATCGAAAACGCCATTGCTAAAGCCACCACGTCCAAGTTGCACCTGGGCAAAACTCATCAGGTCAAACTCACTATTTTCCGCAATCCACCGTTGTTGCGTCAAAAACCTTTCGGAAGCGGTCACGGCCCACTTTTCTCCCTCCTGTTCGTCAACCCATCCGGCCTTCGCCTCTGGGAACGCATCCGCCATGGGGATGTAGGGTTTTATGTCAAGAATGGGAGTTTCATTGAGTAAGTCGGCCTCGTCCACATGCAAAGTAAGTCCATCTACTTTCAGCAGGCGCACACAACTCAGTCCAATGGAATTCGGGCGGTAGGGGGAACGGCTTGCAAATGTGCCAACACGGTCTTTCCCAGGAGCAGGAACAGGAGGTCGTGTGGTGGGACGCCAACCGTCATTTTCGTGAAACTGAAAGATCACCCAGATTCGTTCGAAGCCGTCAAGATCCCGAAGGGCCATTTCGAAATTACAGCCCGAATTCAGGACTATACGACCGGGGTGTCCCGCAAAAAGGCGGCCCTGTCTCGGTGCATCGTACTTGTATACAGCATCGCCAAAAAATGTTCCAAT includes:
- the tsaA gene encoding tRNA (N6-threonylcarbamoyladenosine(37)-N6)-methyltransferase TrmO: MEVRPIGTFFGDAVYKYDAPRQGRLFAGHPGRIVLNSGCNFEMALRDLDGFERIWVIFQFHENDGWRPTTRPPVPAPGKDRVGTFASRSPYRPNSIGLSCVRLLKVDGLTLHVDEADLLNETPILDIKPYIPMADAFPEAKAGWVDEQEGEKWAVTASERFLTQQRWIAENSEFDLMSFAQVQLGRGGFSNGVFDGTRRRLTLDEKARTGVLSYRTFRIDFSYDEAAKSVQLLQIRSGYRPEELLEGAEDKYGDKQLHRNFLICD